A window of the Halichoerus grypus chromosome 2, mHalGry1.hap1.1, whole genome shotgun sequence genome harbors these coding sequences:
- the SGSM2 gene encoding small G protein signaling modulator 2 isoform X2: MGSAEDAVKEKLLWNVKKEVKQIMEEAVTRKFVHEDSSHIIALCGAVEACLLHQLRRRAAGFLRSDKMAALFTKVGKTCPVAGEICHKVQGLQQQVEGRKPLAGNQDALRRQGSASGKGPALSLQALKHIWVRTALIEKVLDRVMQYLVENCSKYYEKEALLADPVFGPILASLLVGPCALEYTKLKTADHYWTDPSADELVQRHRIRGPPSRQDSPAKRPALGIRKRHSSGSASEDRLAACAREYVESLHQNSRTRLLYGKNNVLVQPKEDMEAVPGYLSLHQSAESLTLKWTPNQLMNGTLGDSELEKSVYWDYALVVPLSQIVCIHCHQQKSGGTLVLVSQDGIQRPPLHFPQGGHLLSFLSCLENGLLPRGQLEPPLWTQQGKGKVFPKLRKRSSIRTVDVEEMGTGRATDYVFRIIYPGHRHEHITINYHHLAASRAASVDDDEEEEDKLHAMLSMICSRNLTAPNPMKDAGDMIEMQGFGPSLPAWHLESLCSQGSSCLFCSARSSPYASPSRCSCVPDRLPLRLLCESMKRQIVSRAFYGWLAYCRHLSTVRTHLSALVRHHIIPPARPPGASGGLTKDVWSKYQKDEKNYKELELLRQVYYGGVEHEIRKDVWPFLLGHYKFGMSKKEMEQADSAVAARYKRVLAEWKACEAVVRQREREAQPAPLTKFSSGSSIDSHVQRLVHRDSTISNDVFISVDDLEPPEPPGTEDCRPEPEQELGAGPPGTAVAGRQQSVEFDSPDSGLPSSRNYSVTSGIQSSIDEGQSMGFEEEDGSGEEGSSGLVPAAGAFSEPRDASPHKASRASELEAGAELVAVCTAAYTIELLDTMALNLHRIDKDVQRCDRNYWYFTPPNLERLRDIMCSYVWEHLDVGYVQGMCDLLAPLLVILDNDQLAYSCFSHLMKRMSQNFPNGGAMDTHFANMRSLIQILDSELFELMHQNGDYTHFYFCYRWFLLDFKRELLYEDVFAVWEVIWAARHISSEHFVLFIALALVEAYREIIRDNNMDFTDIIKFFNETGEQGKGPNDTLSRS, encoded by the exons GTGCAGTGGAGGCTTGTCTCCTACATCAGCTGAGACGCCGTGCTGCAGGCTTCCTGCGCAGTGACAAGATGGCGGCCCTGTTCACCAAGGTGGGGAAGACGTGCCCAGTGGCTGGGGAGATATGCCACAAGGTACAGGGGCTACAGCAACAAGTAGAGGGCAG GAAACCCTTAGCAGGCAACCAGGATGCCCTGCGGAGACAGGGCTCTGCCAGCGGGAAGGGCCCAGCTCTCAGCCTACAGGCCTTAAAGCACATATGGGTGCGCACAGCGCTCATCGAGAAAGTGTTGGACAGGGTCATGCAGTACCTGGTGGAGAACTGCAG CAAGTACTACGAGAAGGAGGCTTTACTGGCAGATCCTGTGTTTGGCCCCATCTTGGCCTCTCTTCTAG TGGGACCCTGTGCCTTGGAGTACACCAAGCTCAAGACAGCTGATCACTACTGGACTGACCCCTCTGCTGATGAGCTGGTCCAGAGGCACCGTATCCGGGGTCCCCCCAGTCGCCAGGACTCCCCTGCAAAGCGCCCAGCCCTAGGA ATTCGGAAGCGGCATTCGAGTGGCAGTGCGTCAGAAGACAGGCTGGCTGCCTGCGCCCGCGAGTATGTGGAGTCCCTGCACCAGAATTCAAGGACACGGCTGCTCTATGGCAAGAACAACGTGCTGGTGCAGCCG AAGGAGGACATGGAGGCTGTCCCTGGCTACCTCTCCCTGCACCAGTCTGCAGAGAGCCTAACTCTGAAGTGGACCCCCAACCAGCTCATGAACGGGACTCTGGGGGACTCCGAGCTGGAGAAAAG CGTTTACTGGGACTATGCCCTGGTTGTTCCCCTCAGTCAGATCGTCTGCATCCACTGCCACCAGCAAA AGAGCGGCGGCACGCTCGTGCTGGTGAGCCAGGATGGCATCCAGAGGCCACCGCTGCACTTCCCACAGGGAGGACACCTGCTGTCCTTTCTGTCCTGCCTGGAGAATGGGCTGCTGCCCCGAGGCCAGCTAGAGCCCCCACTCTGGACCCAGCAGGGGAAG GGGAAAGTGTTCCCCAAGCTACGGAAACGCAGCAGCATACGGACCGTAGATGTGGAGGAGATGGGCACCGGGCGGGCCACAGACTACGTGTTCCGGATCATTTACCCCGGCCACAGGCACGAGCACA TCACTATTAACTACCACCACCTAGCGGCCAGCCGCGCGGCCTCGGTGGACgatgatgaggaagaggaggataaACTGCACGCGATGCTCTCAATGATCTGCTCGCGGAACCTCACAGCTCCCAATCCGATGAAAG ATGCTGGTGACATGATCGAAATGCAGGGCTTTGGGCCCAGCCTGCCAGCCTGGCACCTGGAGTCCCTGTGCAGCCAGGgctcctcctgcctcttctgctCTGCCCGCAGCTCCCCATATGCCAGCCCCAGCCGCTGCAGCTGTGTCCCCGACCG GTTGCCCCTCAGGCTGCTGTGTGAGAGCATGAAGAGGCAGATTGTGTCCCGGGCCTTCTATGGCT ggCTGGCCTACTGCCGCCACCTGTCCACGGTGCGGACCCATCTGTCAGCACTGGTGCGTCACCACATCATCCCTCCTGCCCGGCCCCCGGGGGCTTCAGGGGGCCTCACCAAGGATGTGTGGAGCAAGTATCAGAAGGACGAAAAG AACTACAAGGAGCTGGAGCTGCTACGGCAAGTTTACTATGGAGGCGTGGAGCATGAGATCCGTAAGGACGTCTGGCCCTTTCTGCTTGGCCACTACAAGTTTGGCATGAGCAAGAAAGAGATGGAGCAG GCGGACTCGGCAGTGGCAGCAAGGTACAAGCGGGTGCTGGCGGAGTGGAAGGCCTGCGAGGCGGTGGTGAGGCAGCGGGAGCGGGAGGCTCAGCCGGCCCCACTCACCAAGTTCTCCTCGGGCAGCAGCATCGATAGCCACGTGCAGCGCCTTGTCCACCGAGATTCCACCATCAGCAATGAC GTATTTATCTCTGTGGATGACCTGGAGCCCCCAGAGCCCCCGGGCACTGAAGATTGCAGACCCGAGCCTGAGCAGGAGCTGGGAGCGGGGCCCCCGGGCACCGCTGTGGCGGGACGGCAGCAGTCCGTGGAGTTTGACTCCCCCGACTCGGGACTGCCATCCTCTCGAAATTACTCCGTGACCTCGGGCATCCAGTCAAGCATAGATGAGGGGCAGAGCATGGGCTTCGAGGAGGAGGATGGCAGTGGGGAGGAAGGCTCCAGCGGGCTGGTCCCAGCGGCCGGCGCTTTCTCTGAGCCCCGGGACGCCAGCCCGCACAAGGCCTCGCGGGCCAGCGAGCTGGAGGCAGGGGCCGAGCTGGTGGCCGTGTGCACTGCTGCCTACACC ATAGAATTACTGGATACTATGGCCTTAAATCTGCACCGCATAGACAAGGATGTGCAGCGCTGTGACCGCAATTACTGGTACTTCACGCCCCCCAACCTCGAGAGGCTCAGAGACATCATGTGCAG CTACGTGTGGGAGCACCTGGACGTGGGTTATGTGCAGGGCATGTGCGACCTGCTGGCACCTCTCCTGGTCATCCTGGACAACG ATCAGCTGGCCTACAGCTGTTTCAGCCACCTCATGAAGAGGATGAGCCAGAACTTCCCCAATGGGGGCGCCATGGACACCCACTTTGCCAACATGCGCTCCCTCATCCAG ATCCTGGACTCAGAGCTGTTCGAGCTAATGCATCAGAATGGAGACTACACCCACTTTTACTTCTGTTACCGCTGGTTCTTGCTGGATTTTAAAAGAG AGCTGCTCTATGAGGATGTGTTTGCCGTTTGGGAGGTGATCTGGGCGGCCCGGCACATCTCGTCAGAGCACTTTGTCCTGTTCATCGCCCTGGCCCTGGTGGAGGCCTACCGTGAGATTATCCGGGACAACAACATGGACTTCACCGATATCATCAAGTTCTTCAATG
- the SGSM2 gene encoding small G protein signaling modulator 2 isoform X5 codes for MGSAEDAVKEKLLWNVKKEVKQIMEEAVTRKFVHEDSSHIIALCGAVEACLLHQLRRRAAGFLRSDKMAALFTKVGKTCPVAGEICHKVQGLQQQVEGRKPLAGNQDALRRQGSASGKGPALSLQALKHIWVRTALIEKVLDRVMQYLVENCSKYYEKEALLADPVFGPILASLLVGPCALEYTKLKTADHYWTDPSADELVQRHRIRGPPSRQDSPAKRPALGIRKRHSSGSASEDRLAACAREYVESLHQNSRTRLLYGKNNVLVQPKEDMEAVPGYLSLHQSAESLTLKWTPNQLMNGTLGDSELEKSVYWDYALVVPLSQIVCIHCHQQKSGGTLVLVSQDGIQRPPLHFPQGGHLLSFLSCLENGLLPRGQLEPPLWTQQGKGKVFPKLRKRSSIRTVDVEEMGTGRATDYVFRIIYPGHRHEHNAGDMIEMQGFGPSLPAWHLESLCSQGSSCLFCSARSSPYASPSRCSCVPDRLPLRLLCESMKRQIVSRAFYGWLAYCRHLSTVRTHLSALVRHHIIPPARPPGASGGLTKDVWSKYQKDEKNYKELELLRQVYYGGVEHEIRKDVWPFLLGHYKFGMSKKEMEQADSAVAARYKRVLAEWKACEAVVRQREREAQPAPLTKFSSGSSIDSHVQRLVHRDSTISNDVFISVDDLEPPEPPGTEDCRPEPEQELGAGPPGTAVAGRQQSVEFDSPDSGLPSSRNYSVTSGIQSSIDEGQSMGFEEEDGSGEEGSSGLVPAAGAFSEPRDASPHKASRASELEAGAELVAVCTAAYTIELLDTMALNLHRIDKDVQRCDRNYWYFTPPNLERLRDIMCSYVWEHLDVGYVQGMCDLLAPLLVILDNDQLAYSCFSHLMKRMSQNFPNGGAMDTHFANMRSLIQILDSELFELMHQNGDYTHFYFCYRWFLLDFKRELLYEDVFAVWEVIWAARHISSEHFVLFIALALVEAYREIIRDNNMDFTDIIKFFNERAEHHDAQEILQIARELVHKVQMLIENK; via the exons GTGCAGTGGAGGCTTGTCTCCTACATCAGCTGAGACGCCGTGCTGCAGGCTTCCTGCGCAGTGACAAGATGGCGGCCCTGTTCACCAAGGTGGGGAAGACGTGCCCAGTGGCTGGGGAGATATGCCACAAGGTACAGGGGCTACAGCAACAAGTAGAGGGCAG GAAACCCTTAGCAGGCAACCAGGATGCCCTGCGGAGACAGGGCTCTGCCAGCGGGAAGGGCCCAGCTCTCAGCCTACAGGCCTTAAAGCACATATGGGTGCGCACAGCGCTCATCGAGAAAGTGTTGGACAGGGTCATGCAGTACCTGGTGGAGAACTGCAG CAAGTACTACGAGAAGGAGGCTTTACTGGCAGATCCTGTGTTTGGCCCCATCTTGGCCTCTCTTCTAG TGGGACCCTGTGCCTTGGAGTACACCAAGCTCAAGACAGCTGATCACTACTGGACTGACCCCTCTGCTGATGAGCTGGTCCAGAGGCACCGTATCCGGGGTCCCCCCAGTCGCCAGGACTCCCCTGCAAAGCGCCCAGCCCTAGGA ATTCGGAAGCGGCATTCGAGTGGCAGTGCGTCAGAAGACAGGCTGGCTGCCTGCGCCCGCGAGTATGTGGAGTCCCTGCACCAGAATTCAAGGACACGGCTGCTCTATGGCAAGAACAACGTGCTGGTGCAGCCG AAGGAGGACATGGAGGCTGTCCCTGGCTACCTCTCCCTGCACCAGTCTGCAGAGAGCCTAACTCTGAAGTGGACCCCCAACCAGCTCATGAACGGGACTCTGGGGGACTCCGAGCTGGAGAAAAG CGTTTACTGGGACTATGCCCTGGTTGTTCCCCTCAGTCAGATCGTCTGCATCCACTGCCACCAGCAAA AGAGCGGCGGCACGCTCGTGCTGGTGAGCCAGGATGGCATCCAGAGGCCACCGCTGCACTTCCCACAGGGAGGACACCTGCTGTCCTTTCTGTCCTGCCTGGAGAATGGGCTGCTGCCCCGAGGCCAGCTAGAGCCCCCACTCTGGACCCAGCAGGGGAAG GGGAAAGTGTTCCCCAAGCTACGGAAACGCAGCAGCATACGGACCGTAGATGTGGAGGAGATGGGCACCGGGCGGGCCACAGACTACGTGTTCCGGATCATTTACCCCGGCCACAGGCACGAGCACA ATGCTGGTGACATGATCGAAATGCAGGGCTTTGGGCCCAGCCTGCCAGCCTGGCACCTGGAGTCCCTGTGCAGCCAGGgctcctcctgcctcttctgctCTGCCCGCAGCTCCCCATATGCCAGCCCCAGCCGCTGCAGCTGTGTCCCCGACCG GTTGCCCCTCAGGCTGCTGTGTGAGAGCATGAAGAGGCAGATTGTGTCCCGGGCCTTCTATGGCT ggCTGGCCTACTGCCGCCACCTGTCCACGGTGCGGACCCATCTGTCAGCACTGGTGCGTCACCACATCATCCCTCCTGCCCGGCCCCCGGGGGCTTCAGGGGGCCTCACCAAGGATGTGTGGAGCAAGTATCAGAAGGACGAAAAG AACTACAAGGAGCTGGAGCTGCTACGGCAAGTTTACTATGGAGGCGTGGAGCATGAGATCCGTAAGGACGTCTGGCCCTTTCTGCTTGGCCACTACAAGTTTGGCATGAGCAAGAAAGAGATGGAGCAG GCGGACTCGGCAGTGGCAGCAAGGTACAAGCGGGTGCTGGCGGAGTGGAAGGCCTGCGAGGCGGTGGTGAGGCAGCGGGAGCGGGAGGCTCAGCCGGCCCCACTCACCAAGTTCTCCTCGGGCAGCAGCATCGATAGCCACGTGCAGCGCCTTGTCCACCGAGATTCCACCATCAGCAATGAC GTATTTATCTCTGTGGATGACCTGGAGCCCCCAGAGCCCCCGGGCACTGAAGATTGCAGACCCGAGCCTGAGCAGGAGCTGGGAGCGGGGCCCCCGGGCACCGCTGTGGCGGGACGGCAGCAGTCCGTGGAGTTTGACTCCCCCGACTCGGGACTGCCATCCTCTCGAAATTACTCCGTGACCTCGGGCATCCAGTCAAGCATAGATGAGGGGCAGAGCATGGGCTTCGAGGAGGAGGATGGCAGTGGGGAGGAAGGCTCCAGCGGGCTGGTCCCAGCGGCCGGCGCTTTCTCTGAGCCCCGGGACGCCAGCCCGCACAAGGCCTCGCGGGCCAGCGAGCTGGAGGCAGGGGCCGAGCTGGTGGCCGTGTGCACTGCTGCCTACACC ATAGAATTACTGGATACTATGGCCTTAAATCTGCACCGCATAGACAAGGATGTGCAGCGCTGTGACCGCAATTACTGGTACTTCACGCCCCCCAACCTCGAGAGGCTCAGAGACATCATGTGCAG CTACGTGTGGGAGCACCTGGACGTGGGTTATGTGCAGGGCATGTGCGACCTGCTGGCACCTCTCCTGGTCATCCTGGACAACG ATCAGCTGGCCTACAGCTGTTTCAGCCACCTCATGAAGAGGATGAGCCAGAACTTCCCCAATGGGGGCGCCATGGACACCCACTTTGCCAACATGCGCTCCCTCATCCAG ATCCTGGACTCAGAGCTGTTCGAGCTAATGCATCAGAATGGAGACTACACCCACTTTTACTTCTGTTACCGCTGGTTCTTGCTGGATTTTAAAAGAG AGCTGCTCTATGAGGATGTGTTTGCCGTTTGGGAGGTGATCTGGGCGGCCCGGCACATCTCGTCAGAGCACTTTGTCCTGTTCATCGCCCTGGCCCTGGTGGAGGCCTACCGTGAGATTATCCGGGACAACAACATGGACTTCACCGATATCATCAAGTTCTTCAATG AACGGGCTGAGCATCACGATGCCCAGGAGATCCTGCAGATTGCCCGGGAGCTCGTCCACAAGGTGCAGATGCTCATAGAGAACAAGTGA